A window of the Cannabis sativa cultivar Pink pepper isolate KNU-18-1 chromosome X, ASM2916894v1, whole genome shotgun sequence genome harbors these coding sequences:
- the LOC115700255 gene encoding proteasome subunit beta type-6, giving the protein MELKVNLDAPHSMGTTIIGVTYNGGVVLGADSRTSTGVYVANRASDKITQLTDNVYVCRSGSAADSQIVSDYVRYFLHQHTIQLGQPATVKVAANLIRLLSYNNKDMLQTGMIVGGWDKYEGGKIYGVPLGGTIVEQPFSIGGSGSSYLYGFFDEAWKEGMTKEESEELVVKAVSLAIARDGASGGVVRTVIINSEGVTRNFYPGDQLPLWHEELESHNSLLDILNASSPEPMNIQ; this is encoded by the exons ATGGAATTGAAGGTGAATCTCGATGCTCCACACTCCATGGGCACCACCATCATTGGTGTTACTTACAACGGCGGCGTTGTTCTCGGAGCCGATTCACGAACGAGCACAG GAGTTTATGTTGCTAACCGTGCATCGGACAAGATTACTCAGCTTACTGATAATGTCTACGTTTGTCGCTCCGGATCG GCTGCTGATTCTCAGATTGTTTCAGATTATGTGCGTTACTTTCTTCATCAGCACAC GATACAGCTAGGGCAACCTGCAACTGTCAAAGTTGCTGCTAATCTCATCAGGCTTTTGTCTTATAATAACAAG GATATGTTACAAACTGGTATGATTGTTGGTGGATGGGACAAGTACGAAGGTGGTAAGATCTACGGAGTTCCTCTTGGTGGAACCATAGTAGAGCAGCCATTCTCTATTGGTG GATCTGGCTCTAGTTATTTGTATGGATTCTTTGACGAAGCGTGGAAAGAAGGAATGACCAAAGAGGAGTCTGAG GAACTGGTGGTGAAGGCAGTTTCCCTGGCCATTGCTCGTGACGGTGCAAGTGGAGGTGTTGTTCGCACTGTCATT ATTAATTCTGAGGGAGTGACAAGAAATTTCTACCCGGGAGACCAACTTCCACTCTGGCATGAGGAGCTGGAGTCCCATAATTCGTTACTGGACATATTGAACGCTTCGAGTCCAGAGCCAATGAACATACAATGA
- the LOC115700246 gene encoding gamma-glutamylcyclotransferase 2-1 produces the protein MVFWVFGYGSLVWNPGFDYDEKIIGFIKDYRRVFDLACIDHRGTPEHPARTCTLEEKEGSLCWGAAYCVRGGPERERKAMEYLERRECEYDSKTLVNFYKDEDSLEPTLTGVIVFTSTPDKVSNKYYLGPAPLEDMARQIATAWGPCGNNRDYLFLLEKAMFDIDHEDDYVIELANEVRKELGIVGSGIPKEKKLVVTPHIPVAHKSNIPALQLHPLPEAIAMDS, from the exons atggttttctgggttttcgGTTATGGTTCACTTGTATGGAACCCCGGTTTTGATTACGATGAGAAAATAATTGGGTTCATCAAGGATTACAGGCGTGTATTTGATCTTG CATGCATCGATCACAGAGGCACTCCGGAACACCCAGCAAGAACTTGCACTCTGGAGGAGAAAGAAGGGTCTTTATGT TGGGGTGCTGCTTATTGTGTTCGTGGTGGCCCTGAAAGGGAAAGGAAAGCCATGGAG TATTTGGAGCGAAGAGAATGTGAATATGATTCGAAAACTCTTGTAAACTTCTATAAG GACGAAGACTCTTTGGAGCCTACGTTAACAGGAGTTATAGT tttcacATCCACTCCGGACAAAGTATCAAACAAGTACTACCTGGGGCCTGCTCCATTGGAGGACATGGCAAG GCAAATTGCAACTGCCTGGGGACCATGTGGAAACAACAGGGACTACCTTTTCTTGTTAGAAAAAGCTATGTTTGATATTG ATCATGAGGATGACTATGTGATAGAGCTTGCAAACGAAGTGAGGAAGGAACTTGGAATAGTTGGGAGTGGAATACCCAAGGAGAAGAAGTTGGTGGTTACACCCCATATCCCAGTTGCACACAAATCCAACATTCCTGCTTTACAACTCCATCCCCTGCCAGAAGCCATTGCCATGGACTCATGA